One genomic segment of Gorilla gorilla gorilla isolate KB3781 chromosome 23, NHGRI_mGorGor1-v2.1_pri, whole genome shotgun sequence includes these proteins:
- the CBY1 gene encoding protein chibby homolog 1 isoform X5 gives MDKCQKHDVECEKPDANEDSLCNSVHVQWPGEGSIGFAFIRPKMPFFGNTFSPKKTPPRKSASLSNLHSLDRSTREVELGLEYGSPTMNLAGQSLKFENGQWIAETGVSGGVDRREVQRLRRRNQQLEEENNLLRLKVDILLDMLSESTAESHLMEKELDELRISRKRK, from the exons ATGGATAAATGTCAGAAACATGACGTTGAGTGTGAGAAGCCAGATGCAAACGAGGACTCACTGTGCAATTCTGTGCATGTACAGTGGCCAG GAGAAGGGAGCATTGGCTTTGCTTTCATCAGGCCAAAGATGCCTTTCTTTGGGAATACGTTCAGTCCGAAGAAGACACCTCCTCGGAAGTCGGCATCTCTCTCCAACCTGCATTCT TTGGATCgatcaacccgggaggtggagctgggctTGGAATACGGATCCCCGACTATGAACCTGGCAGGGCAAAGCCTGAAGTTTGAAAATGGCCAGTGGATAGCAG AGACAGGGGTTAGTGGCGGTGTGGACCGGAGGGAGGTTCAGCGCCTTCGCAGGCGGAACCAGCAGTTGGAGGAAGAGAACAATCTCTTGCGGCTGAAAGTGGACATCCTGTTAGACATG CTTTCAGAGTCCACTGCCGAATCCCACTTAATGGAGAAGGAACTGGATGAACTGAGGATCAGCcggaagagaaaatga
- the CBY1 gene encoding protein chibby homolog 1 isoform X6, with product MNLAGQSLKFENGQWIAVMAAAVAAAGAGEPQSPDELLPKGDAEKPEEELEEDDDEELDETLSERLWGLTEMFPERVRSAAGATFDLSLFVAQKMYRFSRAALWIGTTSFMILVLPVVFETEKLQMEQQQQLQQRQILLGPNTGLSGGMPGALPSLPGKI from the exons ATGAACCTGGCAGGGCAAAGCCTGAAGTTTGAAAATGGCCAGTGGATAGCAG TCATGGCTGCCGCCGTCGCTGCTGCCGGTGCAGGGGAACCCCAGTCCCCGGACGAATTGCTCCCGAAAGGCGACGCGGAGAAGCctgaggaggagctggaggaggacGACGATGAGGAG CTAGATGAGACCCTGTCGGAGAGACTATGGGGCCTGACGGAGATGTTTCCGGAGAGGGTCCGGTCCGCGGCCGGAGCCACTTTTGATCTTTCCCTCTTTGTGGCTCAGAAAATGTATAG GTTTTCTAGGGCAGCCTTGTGGATTGGGACCACTTCCTTTATGATCCTCGTTCTTCCCGTTGTCTTTGAGACGGAGAAGTTGCAAATGGAGCAACAGCAGCAACTGCAGCAGCGGCAG atACTTCTAGGACCTAACACAGGGCTCTCAGGAGGAATGCCAGGGGCTCTACCCTCACTTCCTGGAAAGATCTAG
- the CBY1 gene encoding protein chibby homolog 1 isoform X7: MAAAVAAAGAGEPQSPDELLPKGDAEKPEEELEEDDDEELDETLSERLWGLTEMFPERVRSAAGATFDLSLFVAQKMYRFSRAALWIGTTSFMILVLPVVFETEKLQMEQQQQLQQRQILLGPNTGLSGGMPGALPSLPGKI, from the exons ATGGCTGCCGCCGTCGCTGCTGCCGGTGCAGGGGAACCCCAGTCCCCGGACGAATTGCTCCCGAAAGGCGACGCGGAGAAGCctgaggaggagctggaggaggacGACGATGAGGAG CTAGATGAGACCCTGTCGGAGAGACTATGGGGCCTGACGGAGATGTTTCCGGAGAGGGTCCGGTCCGCGGCCGGAGCCACTTTTGATCTTTCCCTCTTTGTGGCTCAGAAAATGTATAG GTTTTCTAGGGCAGCCTTGTGGATTGGGACCACTTCCTTTATGATCCTCGTTCTTCCCGTTGTCTTTGAGACGGAGAAGTTGCAAATGGAGCAACAGCAGCAACTGCAGCAGCGGCAG atACTTCTAGGACCTAACACAGGGCTCTCAGGAGGAATGCCAGGGGCTCTACCCTCACTTCCTGGAAAGATCTAG
- the CBY1 gene encoding protein chibby homolog 1 isoform X3 yields the protein MRHCVPPKNLSIPRSTKGAFSTWELLPGVLIHFVLPLQITTDWVIYKEKKFIWLTVLETGKSKSMVQVSGEGSIGFAFIRPKMPFFGNTFSPKKTPPRKSASLSNLHSLDRSTREVELGLEYGSPTMNLAGQSLKFENGQWIAETGVSGGVDRREVQRLRRRNQQLEEENNLLRLKVDILLDMLSESTAESHLMEKELDELRISRKRK from the exons atgcgccactgtgtgCCACCCAAAAATCTTAGCATACCGCGTAGCACAAAGGGAGCGTTCAGCACATGGGAGCTATTACCAGGCGTCTTAATCCATTTTGTGCTGCCGTTACAgattaccacagactgggtaatttataaagaaaagaagtttatttggctcacagttctggagactgggaagtccaagagcatggtgcaAGTATCTG GAGAAGGGAGCATTGGCTTTGCTTTCATCAGGCCAAAGATGCCTTTCTTTGGGAATACGTTCAGTCCGAAGAAGACACCTCCTCGGAAGTCGGCATCTCTCTCCAACCTGCATTCT TTGGATCgatcaacccgggaggtggagctgggctTGGAATACGGATCCCCGACTATGAACCTGGCAGGGCAAAGCCTGAAGTTTGAAAATGGCCAGTGGATAGCAG AGACAGGGGTTAGTGGCGGTGTGGACCGGAGGGAGGTTCAGCGCCTTCGCAGGCGGAACCAGCAGTTGGAGGAAGAGAACAATCTCTTGCGGCTGAAAGTGGACATCCTGTTAGACATG CTTTCAGAGTCCACTGCCGAATCCCACTTAATGGAGAAGGAACTGGATGAACTGAGGATCAGCcggaagagaaaatga
- the CBY1 gene encoding protein chibby homolog 1 isoform X4, which produces MKARDSALVFLELKILSSNANEQTITTHSCMDKCQKHDVECEKPDANEDSLCNSVHVQWPGEGSIGFAFIRPKMPFFGNTFSPKKTPPRKSASLSNLHSLDRSTREVELGLEYGSPTMNLAGQSLKFENGQWIAETGVSGGVDRREVQRLRRRNQQLEEENNLLRLKVDILLDMLSESTAESHLMEKELDELRISRKRK; this is translated from the exons ATGAAAGCCAGAGATTCCGCCCTTGTTTTCTTAGAATTAAa aatattatccaGCAATGCAAATGAACAAACTATAACTACACACAGCTGCATGGATAAATGTCAGAAACATGACGTTGAGTGTGAGAAGCCAGATGCAAACGAGGACTCACTGTGCAATTCTGTGCATGTACAGTGGCCAG GAGAAGGGAGCATTGGCTTTGCTTTCATCAGGCCAAAGATGCCTTTCTTTGGGAATACGTTCAGTCCGAAGAAGACACCTCCTCGGAAGTCGGCATCTCTCTCCAACCTGCATTCT TTGGATCgatcaacccgggaggtggagctgggctTGGAATACGGATCCCCGACTATGAACCTGGCAGGGCAAAGCCTGAAGTTTGAAAATGGCCAGTGGATAGCAG AGACAGGGGTTAGTGGCGGTGTGGACCGGAGGGAGGTTCAGCGCCTTCGCAGGCGGAACCAGCAGTTGGAGGAAGAGAACAATCTCTTGCGGCTGAAAGTGGACATCCTGTTAGACATG CTTTCAGAGTCCACTGCCGAATCCCACTTAATGGAGAAGGAACTGGATGAACTGAGGATCAGCcggaagagaaaatga
- the CBY1 gene encoding protein chibby homolog 1 isoform X8: MPFFGNTFSPKKTPPRKSASLSNLHSLDRSTREVELGLEYGSPTMNLAGQSLKFENGQWIAETGVSGGVDRREVQRLRRRNQQLEEENNLLRLKVDILLDMLSESTAESHLMEKELDELRISRKRK, from the exons ATGCCTTTCTTTGGGAATACGTTCAGTCCGAAGAAGACACCTCCTCGGAAGTCGGCATCTCTCTCCAACCTGCATTCT TTGGATCgatcaacccgggaggtggagctgggctTGGAATACGGATCCCCGACTATGAACCTGGCAGGGCAAAGCCTGAAGTTTGAAAATGGCCAGTGGATAGCAG AGACAGGGGTTAGTGGCGGTGTGGACCGGAGGGAGGTTCAGCGCCTTCGCAGGCGGAACCAGCAGTTGGAGGAAGAGAACAATCTCTTGCGGCTGAAAGTGGACATCCTGTTAGACATG CTTTCAGAGTCCACTGCCGAATCCCACTTAATGGAGAAGGAACTGGATGAACTGAGGATCAGCcggaagagaaaatga
- the CBY1 gene encoding protein chibby homolog 1 isoform X1 — translation MRHCVPPKNLSIPRSTKGAFSTWELLPGVLIHFVLPLQITTDWVIYKEKKFIWLTVLETGKSKSMVQVSGEGSIGFAFIRPKMPFFGNTFSPKKTPPRKSASLSNLHSLDRSTREVELGLEYGSPTMNLAGQSLKFENGQWIAVMAAAVAAAGAGEPQSPDELLPKGDAEKPEEELEEDDDEELDETLSERLWGLTEMFPERVRSAAGATFDLSLFVAQKMYRFSRAALWIGTTSFMILVLPVVFETEKLQMEQQQQLQQRQILLGPNTGLSGGMPGALPSLPGKI, via the exons atgcgccactgtgtgCCACCCAAAAATCTTAGCATACCGCGTAGCACAAAGGGAGCGTTCAGCACATGGGAGCTATTACCAGGCGTCTTAATCCATTTTGTGCTGCCGTTACAgattaccacagactgggtaatttataaagaaaagaagtttatttggctcacagttctggagactgggaagtccaagagcatggtgcaAGTATCTG GAGAAGGGAGCATTGGCTTTGCTTTCATCAGGCCAAAGATGCCTTTCTTTGGGAATACGTTCAGTCCGAAGAAGACACCTCCTCGGAAGTCGGCATCTCTCTCCAACCTGCATTCT TTGGATCgatcaacccgggaggtggagctgggctTGGAATACGGATCCCCGACTATGAACCTGGCAGGGCAAAGCCTGAAGTTTGAAAATGGCCAGTGGATAGCAG TCATGGCTGCCGCCGTCGCTGCTGCCGGTGCAGGGGAACCCCAGTCCCCGGACGAATTGCTCCCGAAAGGCGACGCGGAGAAGCctgaggaggagctggaggaggacGACGATGAGGAG CTAGATGAGACCCTGTCGGAGAGACTATGGGGCCTGACGGAGATGTTTCCGGAGAGGGTCCGGTCCGCGGCCGGAGCCACTTTTGATCTTTCCCTCTTTGTGGCTCAGAAAATGTATAG GTTTTCTAGGGCAGCCTTGTGGATTGGGACCACTTCCTTTATGATCCTCGTTCTTCCCGTTGTCTTTGAGACGGAGAAGTTGCAAATGGAGCAACAGCAGCAACTGCAGCAGCGGCAG atACTTCTAGGACCTAACACAGGGCTCTCAGGAGGAATGCCAGGGGCTCTACCCTCACTTCCTGGAAAGATCTAG
- the CBY1 gene encoding protein chibby homolog 1 isoform X2, whose product MDKCQKHDVECEKPDANEDSLCNSVHVQWPGEGSIGFAFIRPKMPFFGNTFSPKKTPPRKSASLSNLHSLDRSTREVELGLEYGSPTMNLAGQSLKFENGQWIAVMAAAVAAAGAGEPQSPDELLPKGDAEKPEEELEEDDDEELDETLSERLWGLTEMFPERVRSAAGATFDLSLFVAQKMYRFSRAALWIGTTSFMILVLPVVFETEKLQMEQQQQLQQRQILLGPNTGLSGGMPGALPSLPGKI is encoded by the exons ATGGATAAATGTCAGAAACATGACGTTGAGTGTGAGAAGCCAGATGCAAACGAGGACTCACTGTGCAATTCTGTGCATGTACAGTGGCCAG GAGAAGGGAGCATTGGCTTTGCTTTCATCAGGCCAAAGATGCCTTTCTTTGGGAATACGTTCAGTCCGAAGAAGACACCTCCTCGGAAGTCGGCATCTCTCTCCAACCTGCATTCT TTGGATCgatcaacccgggaggtggagctgggctTGGAATACGGATCCCCGACTATGAACCTGGCAGGGCAAAGCCTGAAGTTTGAAAATGGCCAGTGGATAGCAG TCATGGCTGCCGCCGTCGCTGCTGCCGGTGCAGGGGAACCCCAGTCCCCGGACGAATTGCTCCCGAAAGGCGACGCGGAGAAGCctgaggaggagctggaggaggacGACGATGAGGAG CTAGATGAGACCCTGTCGGAGAGACTATGGGGCCTGACGGAGATGTTTCCGGAGAGGGTCCGGTCCGCGGCCGGAGCCACTTTTGATCTTTCCCTCTTTGTGGCTCAGAAAATGTATAG GTTTTCTAGGGCAGCCTTGTGGATTGGGACCACTTCCTTTATGATCCTCGTTCTTCCCGTTGTCTTTGAGACGGAGAAGTTGCAAATGGAGCAACAGCAGCAACTGCAGCAGCGGCAG atACTTCTAGGACCTAACACAGGGCTCTCAGGAGGAATGCCAGGGGCTCTACCCTCACTTCCTGGAAAGATCTAG